A genomic region of Cryptococcus gattii WM276 chromosome F, complete sequence contains the following coding sequences:
- a CDS encoding Hypothetical protein (Similar to TIGR gene model, INSD accession AAW44141.1; CNF04820) translates to MAPSAPQPATSKKAKKPQPAPKAPLPLPSTFSTAQAEKAVKALLAHHAKVSKQKEDEQLLPREEHVWVVVNTKTGSTRRSLNPIKIQLPHPALPPPPTSSICLFTKDPQRQYKDLLAQHNIKFISRVVGVEKLKGKFKPYEARRELLRDHDMFLCDERVLAVMPKLLGKMFFEAKKQPISVNLQRKDLTSTLARAISSTYFHPTTGTSTSTRIATPSHSSPSQTLANLLEAVPQIVAEVEGGWDGVLSVGIKTSGSVMLPVWTGKLGGRFEKTEKPEKSANAGEEMEVEVEEESEAPSAPAPTAAPIVQKKEKKEKTAVAAVEKPKKKSSTIGSTAGGAAKRAKQVAVGAKKPAVKKSKSKL, encoded by the exons ATGGCTCCCTCCGCCCCCCAGCCAGCCACCTCCAAAAAGGCCAAGAAGCCCCAACCTGCTCCCAAAGctcccctccccctcccctccACATTTTCCACTGCCCAGGCTGAAAAGGCCGTCAAAGCTCTTCTTGCCCATCACGCCAAAGTCTCAAAGCAAAAGGAGGACGAACAGCTTTTACCGCGCGAAGAACATGTTTGGGTCGTCGTCAACACCAAGACGGGAAGTACCAGGAGGAGTCTGAACCCTATCAAGAT CCAACTGCCCCACCCTGCTCTCCCACCTCCTCCTACATCCTCCATCTGCCTCTTTACCAAAGACCCCCAACGTCAATACAAAGATCTTCTCGCTCAACATAACATTAAGTTCATCTCCCGCGTTGTCGGTGTCGAGAAGCTCAAGGGCAAGTTTAAACCATACGAAGCAAGGAGGGAGTTGTTGAGGGATCATGATATGTTCTTATGCGATGAACGGGTTTTGGCTGTGATGCCAAAGTTGCTGGGCAAGATGTTTTTCGAAGCTAAAAA GCAACCCATCTCCGTAAACCTTCAACGCAAAGATCTCACTTCCACCCTTGCCCGCgccatctcctccacctACTTCCACCCCACCACTGGTAcatccacctccacccGTATCGCCACCCCATCCCactcttccccttcccaAACTCTCGCCAACTTGCTCGAGGCTGTACCCCAGATCGTCGCCGAAGTTGAGGGTGGGTGGGACGGTGTCTTGTCAGTGGGTATAAAGACAAGCGGCAGTGTCATGTTGCCTGTCTGGACAGGCAAATTGGGAGGAAGGTTTGAGAAGACTGAGAAGCCCGAGAAATCTGCCAATgctggagaagagatggaagtcgaggtggaagaggaatCAGAAGCCCCCTCAGCCCCCGCTCCCACTGCCGCACCTATCGTAcaaaagaaggagaagaaggaaaagacCGCCGTTGCCGCCGTCGAAAAgccaaagaagaaatcATCAACCATCGGATCAACAGCCGGAGGTGCCGCCAAGCGTGCAAAGCAAGTTGCTGTCGGTGCCAAAAAGCCAGCGGTCAAGAAATCCAAGTCAAAGCTTTAA
- a CDS encoding Monocarboxylic acid transporter, putative (Similar to TIGR gene model, INSD accession AAW44324.1~Product of a quadruplicated and diverged gene; related to downstream genes CGB_F0070C, CGB_F0080C and CGB_F0090C), which produces MASEIELSHLRSQRTGTMTEQQLDYDREHEVDESATHYALPPVDGGRRAWAFLAGATVVEMLVWGFPYSIGILHAYWSNTLFKGYGESAITLASTLQTGLLYMSCAIFGPVFTRWPRWQKTLQYIGLFASALSMIGSALATKPWHLVITNGCIYPFSGALYLPCCTILFEWFVAKRHRGVATGLMYAGTGVGGIAYPYIMSGLLNSVGYKAALVSMGIGYAIIGSIALIPVNRRVPISRYHFEEPGRRKQISFSFLKRSVAFTGPLIILFVSMGNFIPTVWLPSYADDLKLRHLNGTALIAILNAATIPGNILLGYFSDYSIRAVIIVSCIGSALGCAFLWGFGTNAGMLVAFAIVYGLLGSSFQCLWSNMIGVISKDDPIAPSLVFSIFAFMRGIGNITSGPVSGALMKHDSFPGAAGAYGFHNYGALLVYTAVTIFTGGATGILFKDR; this is translated from the exons ATGGCCTCTGAAATTGAGCTGTCTCACCTCCGAAGCCAGCGAACAGGAACCATGACTGAACAACAACTTGACTATGATCGGGAACATGAGGTCGATGAATCAGCCACGCACTACGCGCTGCCTCCCGTGGATGGCGGCCGAAGGGCATGGGCATTCCTTGCTGGCGCTACCGTTGTAGAGATGCTTGTATGGGGGTTCCCTTACTCGATTGGTATCTTGCACGCATACTGGAGTAATACCTTATTCAAAGGCTACGGCGAGTCAGCAATCACTCTGGCTTCCACTCTGCAAACTGGTTTGCTCTACATGAGCTGTGCCATCTTTGGGCC AGTGTTTACCAGATGGCCGAGATGGCAGAAGACTCTCCAGTATATTGGTCTTTTCGCCTCTGCATTGTCGATGATTGGGAGTGCGTTGGCAACAAAG CCCTGGCATCTTGTTATAACCAACGGTTGCATTTATCCATTCTCAGGGGCGCTCTACTTACCGTGCTGCACTATTCTTTTCGAATGGTTCGTCGCTAAACG ACATAGAGGCGTTGCTACAGGCCTTATGTACGCAGGTACCGGTGTCGGTGGCATAGCATACCCGTATATTATGAGTGGCCTCCTGAATAGCGTAGGCTACAAAGCTGCTCTGGTATCCATGGGCATAGGCTACGCCATCATCGGCTCCATAGCCCTCATCCCTGTTAACCGACGAGTCCCCATTTCTCGGTACCACTTTGAAGAACCAGGAAGGAGAAAGCAAATCAGTTTTTCATTCTTGAAACGCTCAGTCGCTTTCACTGGACCGTTGATCATCCTTTTCGTCAGCATGGGTAACTTCATCCCTACCGTCTGGCTGCCTT CGTATGCCGACGACCTGAAACTACGCCACCTCAACGGTACAGCCCTCATTGCCATTCTCAACGCCGCTACCATCCCAGGGAACATCCTCCTTGGCTATTTTTCTGATTACTCTATCCGCGCTGTCATCATCGTTTCCTGCATTGGCAGTGCTCTCGGGTGCGCATTCTTATGGGGTTTTGGAACGAACGCTGGGATGCTAGTCGCCTTTGCAATCGTTTATGGTCTTCTGGGATCAAGCTTCCAGTGTCTATGGTCAAACATGATTGGTGTCATTTCTA AGGATGATCCCATTGCTCCATCTTTAGTTTTCTCAATCTTTGCTTTCATGAGAGGTATCGGTAACATCACATCTG GGCCCGTTTCCGGCGCTCTCATGAAGCATGATTCGTTCCCTGGCGCTGCTGGGGCTTATGGTTTCCACAACTAT GGAGCTTTGCTGGTGTACACAGCTGTAACAATCTTTACCGGGGGAGCTACCGGTATCCTGTTCAAAGATCGCTAA
- a CDS encoding Hydroxymethylglutaryl-CoA reductase (NADPH), putative (Similar to TIGR gene model, INSD accession AAW44143.1), which translates to MLRQTLVSLSSLAASAPIEVITTTFIFATLAYFQLLHAIKGSDFFNVPSVSPPSRPAHFVRLAHQPSIEDASYILPSSHGVAGSSWVGDVEAKHEWTPVSSSDFRKIVEQNVLGGYTFPVEAGGNTSGEKASVVIIKQVVVTREGAEGPIDEFEQWLLNDLSVEVDGKKYTYHDLCLNTFDRPSFVSHPLYPSQSTLTMFLQPPSPSNPTLTYLNRLNRLPAFTLSNSTTAFQLLPPAGANWGFLPSIDGVGLFSKLGEGMISGQGESYPMQNVRWFAYAARVLVGRFWTLAKNADSADIFVVLLGYIVMHGVFVNLFIGMRKLGSSFWIPVATLCSSTFAFLIALLSAYLLDLPVDPICLSEAIPFLVITVGFDKPYHLAKTVLQSPDIDPVPSSPEPSTNEYSDDVAKDPKSGSTLGLDLGTLHKELAPLERLQRLAEGQVKWVAPVAAKKIVVDAVRTSGVRIVRDYALEIIALCVGAASGIGGLREFCYLAALIMAVDCVFLFTFYVAILSVMVEVHRIKLIRGNRRVKSVKRVSSSISLNSRGNVSGNTTNNNSGTSSPTTKRSLWSCSPSNEREDQPRNPLVRLKLLLIISFLTLHILNLCTTLTEQTALKRHSTHSGAEITSRAMLNPRGISLSPVLQALYESQPPETDLAVQIIPPTQILMTSEDFIPSRLSSFDHFMSEWTLLVGDPVLSKWIVVFLAISVLLNGYLLKGIALNSMGGKGPVAAAAQALVGIFDAERGQRALREATPRVKKVQLPAHTVGASTGVSTRDGDSTPRVEEVGKVATHNANNIPIIKEPRIPSPPYPSSSDDNALTFGRRSFEECAEIYAGGVGANNLSDEEIILLVQKGKIAPYGLEKALRNLERAVRIRRAVISRSSLTKSLETSLLPMSDYDYKQVIGACCENVVGYLPIPVGIAGPLNIDGQLLHIPMATTEGTLVASTSRGCKALNVGGGVTTVLTHDAMTRGPAIDFPNIVQASQARLWIDSPDGYATLKTAFESTSRFAKLQTLECALAGRTLYVRFATQTGDAMGMNMISKGVEKALEVLRDHFPDMHVLALSGNYCTDKKPAAINWIEGRGKSVVAEAVVPGHVVKSVLKTTVKDLCNLNIKKNLIGSAMAGSIGGFNAHAANILTAMYLACGQDPAQNVESSNCMTLMEPINDGEDLLISCSMPSVEVGTVGGGTILSPQRAMLDMLGVAGAHATTPGANAQRLARIIVAAVMAGELSLMSALAAGHLIQAHMKHNRSTPATPGAVTPFGGLMSLRESVLINGPGAKSLGVN; encoded by the exons ATGCTCCGCCAAACACTCGTgtctctctcttccttggCCGCGTCAGCGCCTATCGAGGTCATCACCACAACCTTCATCTTCGCCACCCTCGCGTACTTTCAGCTCCTCCACGCGATTAAGGGCTCCGACTTTTTCAACGTCCCGTCCGTCTCCCCGCCTTCCCGCCCCGCTCATTTCGTCCGGCTCGCCCACCAACCCAGCATTGAAGACGCGTCTTACATCCTCCCTAGCTCACACGGTGTCGCCGGCAGCAGCTGGGTAGGCGATGTCGAAGCCAAACACGAATGGACACCCGTCTCTTCATCCGATTTCCGAAAAATCGTCGAACAGAATGTGCTTGGCGGATACACCTTTCCTGTCGAGGCTGGAGGAAACACTTCTGGTGAAAAGGCTAGCGTCGTGATCATCAAGCAGGTCGTCGTCACCCGTGAAGGCGCAGAGGGGCCGATTGATGAGTTTGAACAATGGTTATTAAACGATCTGAGTGTGGAAGTCGACGGGAAAAAGTACACCTATCACGACTTGTGCCTCAACACCTTTGACCGCCCCTCATTCGTCTCTCACCCTCTCTACCCTTCCCAATCCACTCTTACCATGTTCCTCCAACCTCCTTCACCGTCAAACCCTACTCTCACCTACCTCAACAGGCTTAACCGCCTTCCAGCGTTTACCCTTTCAAACTCCACCACCGCTTTCCAGCTCTTGCCGCCCGCCGGGGCGAACTGGGGGTTCTTACCTAGTATTGATGGTGTCGGTTTATTCTCCAAGTTGGGCGAGGGAATGATCTCTGGCCAAGGGGAGAGTTACCCTATGCAGAATGTTAGGTGGTTCGCTTATGCTGCTAGAGTGTTGGTTGGGAGATTCTGGACTTTGGCCAAG AATGCCGACTCTGCCGATATCTTTGTGGTGCTTCTCGGCTACATCGTCATGCACGGTGTGTTTGTCAACTTGTTCATCGGTATGCGCAAGCTCGGAAGCTCTTTCTGGATCC CCGTCGCAACCCTCTGTTCATCAACATTTGCATTCCTCATCGCCCTCCTCTCTGCCTACCTCCTCGACCTCCCTGTCGACCCTATCTGTCTCTCGGAAGCGATCCccttcctcgtcatcaCTGTCGGCTTTGACAAACCCTACCACCTCGCCAAAACCGTCTTGCAAAGTCCCGATATCGATCCTGTCCCCTCATCTCCCGAACCTTCTACTAATGAGTACAGTGACGATGTCGCAAAAGATCCCAAATCTGGCTCCACTTTAGGACTTGATCTTGGGACTTTGCACAAGGAACTTGCGCCTCTTGAGCGTCTTCAGCGACTGGCAGAAGGACAGGTAAAGTGGGTCGCCCCCGTGGCCGCCAAAAAGATTGTAGTCGACGCTGTGAGGACATCGGGTGTGAGGATTGTCAGAGATTACGCTTTGGAGATTATTGCGCTTTGCGTCGGTGCCGCTAGCGGGATTGGCGGTCTGAGAGAATTCTGTTATCTCG CCGCTTTAATCATGGCCGTCGACTGtgtcttcctcttcactTTTTACGTCGCCATCCTCAGCGTTATGGTCGAAGTTCACCGTATCAAACTTATTCGAGGTAACCGCCGAGTCAAATCCGTCAAGCGTGTTTCCAGctccatctctctcaaCAGTCGTGGCAACGTCAGCGGTAACACTaccaacaacaacagcgGCACTTCTAGCCCCACGACCAAACGAAGCCTGTGGTCTTGCTCCCCTTCCAACGAGAGGGAAGACCAACCTCGAAACCCTCTTGTCCGACTAAAACTCCTCTTGatcatctctttccttACTCTCCACATTCTTAACCTCTGTACGACCCTCACCGAGCAAACCGCCTTGAAACGACACTCCACCCATTCCGGTGCTGAAATCACCTCTCGCGCAATGCTCAACCCCCGCGGTatctccctctctcccgTCCTCCAGGCGCTCTACGAAAGCCAACCCCCCGAAACCGACTTGGCCGTCCAAATCATCCCCCCTACTCAAATCCTTATGACAAGCGAAGACTTTATCCCCAGCCGTTTATCCTCGTTTGATCACTTTATGAGCGAATGGACGTTACTCGTAGGTGATCCCGTGCTGAGCAAATGGATCGTTGTCTTCCTCGCGATTAGTGTATTGTTGAACGGGTATCTCTTAAAGGGAATTGCATTGAATTCGATGGGCGGCAAAGGGCCAGTGGCGGCAGCGGCGCAAGCGTTGGTTGGAATCTTTGACGCTGAGCGAGGACAGAGGGCTCTTCGGGAGGCTACACCACGAGTGAAAAAGGTCCAATTGCCGGCGCATACTGTTGGAGCAAGCACTGGTGTTAGTACTCGAGATGGCGATTCGACACCTCGagtggaagaggttggCAAAGTTGCTACTCACAATGCCAACAACATACCTATCATCAAGGAACCTCGTATCCCTTCCCCTCCATACCCCTCTTCATCCGATGATAACGCTCTTACCTTTGGCCGACGCTCCTTTGAGGAATGCGCCGAGATCTACGCAGGCGGCGTTGGGGCCAACAATCTTTCCGACGAGGAAATCATCTTACTCGTACAAAAGGGCAAGATCGCACCGTACGGCCTTGAAAAAGCTTTGAGGAACCTTGAACGAGCTGTTCGAATTCGACGAGCCGTCATCTCCCGGTCCAGTCTCACCAAATCTCTTGAAACGAGTCTACTCCCCATGTCGGATTATGATTACAAGCAAGTCATTGGTGCATGCTGTGAGAATGTGGTTGGTTACCTCCCTATTCCCGTCGGCATCGCCGGTCCACTCAACATTGACGGTCAACTTTTGCATATCCCTATGGCTACCACCGAAGGTACTCTTGTCGCTTCCACCTCGCGAGGATGTAAAGCCCTCAACGTTGGTGGCGGCGTTACCACCGTTCTCACTCACGACGCCATGACCCGCGGTCCAGCTATCGATTTCCCCAATATCGTCCAAGCTTCCCAAGCACGTCTATGGATCGATTCGCCCGACGGGTACGCTACCCTCAAAACTGCATTCGAGTCCACCTCTCGATTCGCTAAACTCCAAACTCTGGAATGCGCATTGGCCGGTCGAACGTTGTATGTGAGGTTTGCGACCCAGACCGGTGATGCGATGGGTATGAACATGATCTCCAAGGGAGTCGAAAAGGCTCTCGAAGTCTTGCGCGACCATTTCCCCGACATGCACGTCCTCGCCCTTTCCGGAAACTATTGTACCGACAAGAAACCGGCAGCGATCAATTGGATTGAAGGGAGAGGTAAGAGTGTGGTGGCGGAAGCGGTGGTGCCCGGTCATGTGGTGAAGAGCGTGTTGAAGACGACTGTGAAGGATTTGTGTAATTTGAATATAAAGAAGAATTTAATCGGAAGTGCGATGGCGGGAAGTATAGGAGGATTCAACGCCCATGCGGCGAACATTTTGACT GCCATGTACCTCGCGTGCGGTCAGGATCCTGCTCAGAACGTTGAAAGTTCCAACTGTATGACTCTTATGGAACC AATCAACGACGGCGAAGACCTCCTCATCTCATGTTCCATGCCTTCTGTTGAAGTTGGCACCGTCGGCGGCGGTACCATCCTTTCCCCCCAACGTGCTATGCTCGACATGCTCGGCGTCGCTGGCGCCCACGCTACTACGCCCGGTGCAAACGCCCAACGTCTTGCTCGAATCATCGTCGCTGCTGTCATGGCCGGTGAACTGAGTTTGATGAGTGCGCTCGCTGCGGGTCATTTGATTCAAGCGCATATGAAGCATAATAGGAGTACGCCTGCGACGCCGGGAGCGGTGACGCCATTTGGGGGGTTGATGTCGTTGAGGGAGAGTGTGTTGATTAACGGCCCTGGGGCAAAGAGTCTCGGGGTGAATTGA
- a CDS encoding Monocarboxylic acid transporter, putative (Similar to TIGR gene model, INSD accession AAW44137.1~One of four duplicated and diverged genes; related to CGB_F0060W, CGB_F0070C and CGB_F0090C), which produces MAEAMELSHIPTRRSQSTIDRALDPDHVSQIESIAQYALPPVDGGRRAWMFLAGATFLEILIWGLPFSVGILHVYWTNTLFVGYGASTLTLTATLQTGLLYMSCAFFGPLFTTWPKWRKAFQYAGLLAAALSMIFSAFASKPWHLLVTVGLIYPLSGACYLPCATLLFEWWQAKRGFASGMMYAGTGLGGCIFPFLTNGLLGRFGYKATMISFGVGYAVLGSVALIPIRRRIPLSRYDFAAPGRRRQKFDWSLLRTLPMFMGVMTILLTSLGNFIPSLWLPSYADDLNLHNPSGTALIAILNGASVPGNALLGFLSDRFPLRVAITLSCVGSALACAFLWGFGMNAGMLITFAVVFGLLGPSFSAVWSKMIGVISMDDPVALTLVFSIFAFTRGIGNITSGPISQALLKYNTMQGAAGAYGLNNYGILLVYTATTIIAGGATGLLFKGR; this is translated from the exons ATGGCAGAGGCGATGGAGCTTTCCCACATTCCCACCCGGCGATCCCAATCAACAATAGATCGCGCTTTAGACCCCGATCATGTCTCTCAAATTGAGTCTATCGCTCAATACGCCCTTCCTCCCGTAGATGGAGGTCGCCGAGCGTGGATGTTCCTCGCAGGAGCCACATTCCTTGAGATCCTCATCTGGGGCTTGCCGTTCAGTGTCGGTATTCTCCACGTGTACTGGACCAACACTTTATTCGTCGGATATGGTGCTTCGACTTTGACTTTGACAGCCACTCTTCAGACCGGTTTATTGTATATGAGTTGTGCATTTTTCGGACC TCTCTTCACAACATGGCCAAAATGGCGAAAGGCTTTCCAGTACGCTGGCTTGCTTGCAGCGGCTTTGTCAATGATCTTCTCTGCGTTTGCCTCAAAA CCATGGCATCTTCTCGTCACCGTCGGTCTGATTTACCCTTTATCCGGAGCCTGTTATCTCCCTTGCGCAACTCTTTTGTTTGAGTGGTGGCAAGCTAAACGAGGATTTGCCAGTGGCATGATGTATGCTGGA ACCGGTCTTGGTGGCTGTATTTTCCCCTTTCTTACCAATGGTCTTCTCGGCCGATTTGGCTACAAGGCGACTATGATATCTTTCGGTGTCGGTTATGCCGTTCTCGGTTCTGTAGCCCTCATCCCGATCAGACGACGAATCCCTCTCTCACGATATGATTTTGCGGCAccaggaagaaggaggcAAAAATTTGACTGGTCTTTATTGAGGACATTGCCTATGTTCATGGGCGTGATGACCATCCTCCTCACGAGTCTAGGCAACTTTATACCGAGTTTATGGCTTCCAT CCTATGCGGACGACCTTAATCTCCATAATCCCAGTGGTACAGCCCTTATCGCCATACTTAACGGTGCCTCCGTGCCCGGCAACGCCCTGCTTGGTTTCCTCTCTGATCGTTTCCCTCTTCGTGTTGCCATCACCCTCTCTTGTGTAGGTAGTGCACTTGCCTGCGCATTCTTGTGGGGCTTCGGCATGAATGCAGGGATGTTGATTACTTTTGCTGTTGTTTTTGGCCTCTTGGGGCCTAGTTTTTCGGCGGTATGGTCAAAGATGATTGGAGTCATCTCAA TGGATGACCCAGTGGCCCTTACTTTGGTCTTTTCGATCTTTGCATTCACCCGAGGCATTGGGAACATTACTTCTGGTCCCATCTCTCAAGCTCTACTCAAGTACAACACTATGCAAGGAGCTGCTGGAGCTTATGGTTTAAATAATTAT GGCATTTTGCTGGTGTATACCGCGACCACCATTATCGCAGGTGGCGCGACGGGGTTATTGTTTAAAGGACGTTGA
- a CDS encoding Monocarboxylic acid transporter, putative (Similar to TIGR gene model, INSD accession AAW44137.1~One of four duplicated and diverged genes; related to CGB_F0060W, CGB_F0080C and CGB_F0090C), translating to MSSDVELSHLPKQPSQLTIEHPLAYDLEVDESVTHHALPPVDGGQKAWLFLAGATTIEMIVWGIPYSIGILHVYWTNTLFKGYGESTVTLAATLQTGLLYMSCALFGPLFTKWPKWQKTFQYIGLLAASLSLIASAFASKPWHLIVTIGCIYPFSGALYLPCCTLLFEWFVAKRGLANGAMFAGTGVGGVAYPYIMSSLLNRFGYKTAMISMGIGYVIMGVIALIAVNRRVPLSRHDFVGPGRKKPINLTFLRSTPALVGPIIILLVSLGNFIPTLWLPSYADDIKMHRIDGTALIAILNAASVPGNTLLGYCSDYSLRAVIIISCVGSAVGCAFLWGFGTNPGVLIVFAIIYGLLGTSFQALWSNMIGVISKDDPIAPSLVFSIFAFMRGIGNITSGPISGALLKHNTFPNGAGAYGLHNYGALLLYTAITIFSGGVAGIMFK from the exons ATGTCATCGGATGTTGAGCTCTCCCATCTTCCCAAACAACCATCCCAATTAACAATCGAGCATCCTCTCGCTTATGACCTAGAAGTCGATGAATCAGTCACCCACCATGCTTTGCCTCCCGTAGACGGTGGTCAGAAAGCATGGTTATTCCTCGCTGGTGCGACTACGATTGAGATGATAGTTTGGGGGATCCCATACTCTATCGGTATCCTGCACGTGTACTGGACGAATACCCTTTTCAAAGGATATGGAGAGTCTACGGTAACTCTTGCTGCTACATTGCAGACTGGTTTGCTCTATATGAGCTGCGCCTTATTCGGGCC TCTTTTCACAAAATGGCCAAAGTGGCAGAAGACGTTCCAATACATTGGCTTGCTTGCTGCATCGTTATCCCTTATTGCTAGTGCTTTTGCGAGCAAA CCATGGCATCTTATTGTCACCATCGGCTGTATTTACCCTTTTTCGGGGGCCCTCTATTTGCCTTGTTGTACTCTCCTCTTTGAGTGGTTTGTGGCCAAGCG CGGTCTCGCCAACGGTGCAATGTTTGCAGGA ACTGGTGTAGGCGGCGTGGCCTATCCTTATATCATGAGCAGTCTCTTAAACCGTTTTGGCTATAAAACAGCCATGATTTCCATGGGTATTGGCTACGTTATAATGGGAGTTATTGCACTCATCGCAGTCAACCGACGAGTCCCTCTGTCTAGACACGATTTCGTTGGACCTGGAAGAAAGAAACCTATAAATTTGACTTTCCTAAGGAGTACGCCGGCGCTGGTTGGCCCTATTATCATTCTGCTTGTCAGCTTGGGTAACTTTATCCCTACCCTCTGGCTCCCTT CTTATGCGGACGACATTAAGATGCACCGTATAGATGGTACAGCCTTAATCGCAATCCTGAATGCCGCTTCGGTTCCCGGTAACACGCTACTTGGCTATTGTTCCGACTACTCCCTACGCGCTGTAATCATCATTTCTTGCGTTGGAAGCGCTGTTGGTTGTGCATTCTTATGGGGATTTGGGACAAACCCAGGAGTGTTGATCGTCTTTGCCATCATTTACGGTTTGTTGGGGACCAGTTTCCAGGCGTTGTGGTCAAATATGATTGGGGTCATAAGTA AGGATGACCCAATAGCCCCTTCACTGGTATTTTCTATCTTCGCCTTCATGAGGGGTATCGGTAACATTACATCTG GACCTATTTCGGGTGCCCTTTTGAAACACAACACATTTCCAAATGGGGCGGGCGCGTACGGTTTGCACAACTAT GGCGCTTTGTTACTGTACACAGCCATCACGATCTTCTCAGGGGGTGTTGCAGGGATAATGTTTAAGTGA
- a CDS encoding Monocarboxylic acid transporter, putative (Similar to TIGR gene model, INSD accession AAW44137.1~One of four duplicated and diverged genes; related to CGB_F0060W, CGB_F0070C and CGB_F0080C) → MSETEVLELCDKSNKLAESTSAISVIIPPLNSGHDAESAASALPPVDGGWRAWSFLVAATVIVMLVWGLPYSIGVLHVYWTDTLIKGEGGSTLTLAATLQNGLLYMATALAGPLFTAFPRWQRTLQYCGLSAAVISFISSALATKPWHILVTFGLIYPLSGICYLPCNTLLFEHFFSLRGIATGIVFGGTGLGGASIPFLMNSLLSKFGYKATMISFGLGYLVIGSVAILFVRPRIPVSRQLTVEKRKPINWSFMKSTPLIIGTITIFLISLGNFIPSLWLPTYASSLNLLHPSGTGLIAILNAASVPGNTLLGYLSDRMPVRTVIVISCVGSGLSCALLWGFGTNNGVLILFALIFGLLGPSFSAIWTQMIGVISKDDLISPPLVVSLFTFVRGVGSLTSGPISQALLKMSNLNGSIGAYGFNNYGVLLIYASVTILSGGVTGYLFKSS, encoded by the exons ATGTCAGAAACAGAAGTTCTCGAACTTTGCGACAAGTCTAATAAGTTGGCGGAATCTACTTCGGCTATATCCGTTATCATTCCTCCTTTGAATTCGGGACATGACGCCGAGTCAGCAGCTTCCGCTCTTCCGCCTGTAGACGGCGGCTGGAGGGCATGGTCTTTCTTGGTGGCCGCTACTGTCATTGTCATGCTCGTATGGGGACTCCCATACTCTATTGGTGTTTTACATGTGTACTGGACGGACACACTGATCAAGGGTGAAGGAGGTTCAACTCTGACTTTGGCTGCGACGCTGCAAAATGGCTTGTTGTACATGGCAACAGCCCTTGCGGGACC CCTATTTACTGCATTTCCAAGATGGCAAAGGACTTTACAATATTGCGGTCTGTCCGCTGCTGTAATATCTTTCATCAGTAGTGCTTTGGCAACCAAG CCGTGGCACATTCTCGTTACTTTCGGTCTTATCTATCCTCTGTCTGGCA TTTGTTACCTACCATGTAACACCCTTCTCTTTGAGcatttcttctctcttcgAGGTATTGCAACGGGTATTGTCTTTGGTGGTACCGGTCTTGGAGGTGCCTCAATTCCGTTCCTCATGAATAGTCTTCTCAGCAAATTTGGCTATAAAGCAACAATGATTTCATTCGGTCTCGGGTACCTCGTCATTGGCTCCGTAGCCATCCTCTTTGTTCGACCGCGTATACCAGTCTCTCGACAACTGACGGTAGAAAAGAGAAAGCCTATTAATTGGTCATTTATGAAGAGTACACCTTTAATCATCGGAACTATTACTATTTTCTTGATTAGTCTTGGTAACTTCATTCCTAGCTTATGGCTTCCCA CGTACGCTTCTTCACTCAACCTCCTACACCCTTCAGGAACAGGCCTCATTGCTATTCTGAATGCCGCCTCAGTCCCGGGTAATACTCTCCTTGGATACCTCTCAGATCGCATGCCTGTCCGAACAGTCATCGTCATCTCATGCGTTGGTAGCGGTCTTTCTTGTGCCTTGCTATGGGGATTCGGCACCAATAATGGCGTTTTGATTTTGTTTGCGTTAATATTTGGGCTATTAGGCCCTAGCTTTTCGGCAATTTGGACACAGATGATTGGCGTCATTTCTA AAGACGACCTGATCTCCCCTCCTCTTGTCGTTTCGCTTTTCACTTTTGTTCGAGGGGTTGGAAGTTTGACAAGTG GCCCGATCTCGCAAGCACTGTTGAAGATGTCCAACCTTAATGGGAGCATCGGAGCTTATGGGTTTAACAATTAT GGAGTCCTCTTGATTTACGCTTCGGTTACAATATTGAGCGGTGGTGTCACCGGTTATCTGTTTAAATCGTCTTAA